From the Cohaesibacter sp. ES.047 genome, the window CGGAGTTTCGGGTAGACTCGCTGTCGATGACAACACTGAATGTGGTGCGGCAGGTCGCCATGCGGCAGTGCCAGGTCGGCTTTGGCATCCCGACGGAGCACAAGCACGAGGTGGATGTGGTGATGACCGGAGATGTGCCGTTTCGCTTCATCGCTCCGGCCGATCACCCCTATGGAGAAAAGCTGATCGTCACGCTTGATGATCTTGCAGACATAGATTTTGTCGCCTTTGACGAATCAACCATCACGGGGCGCATCTTCAACCGGCTGTTTGCGCGCATGCGTCGTCCGCCCAGCATCAAGACACGCTCCTACCTGTCCCAGATTGTCTCTGCGCTGGTGATCCGCGGGGTGGGCGCAGGCATCGTCGATGGCTTCACCGCGGAAGATCACCAGCGGATGGGCGGTATTGTGCGACCGATCACGATCGAGAGCCGCTTTGGCTATTCGGTGATCAAGCCGCGTGGCGACCAACTCAGCCACAATTGTCAGGCGCTCATTGATCATTTCGACATGCATGCGGCCCGATTGAATCTGAATTAATTTTCAATCGGGCGAGACTTCTTTTGCAGAAGTATGCACTATGGGGTGGTTGCGAACCCGTAGGGCGTTCGCTCGAAAAGGGAGAGCGGCACATGTCCAAATGGCACTGG encodes:
- a CDS encoding LysR family transcriptional regulator, with protein sequence MNSLSQRALEAFSAVMLTGSVSAAAEELRVSQPAVSRLIRDLENDLNIPLFTRHGSRVIATPEAYELIKEVERSFVGLRQIAEAAEEIRSGNRSTLRIAAAPAFAQTVLCTVISELLLQRPEFRVDSLSMTTLNVVRQVAMRQCQVGFGIPTEHKHEVDVVMTGDVPFRFIAPADHPYGEKLIVTLDDLADIDFVAFDESTITGRIFNRLFARMRRPPSIKTRSYLSQIVSALVIRGVGAGIVDGFTAEDHQRMGGIVRPITIESRFGYSVIKPRGDQLSHNCQALIDHFDMHAARLNLN